A genomic segment from Sphingopyxis sp. DBS4 encodes:
- a CDS encoding VirB3 family type IV secretion system protein, protein MEEVPGFFAPVHRALAEPILLGGAPRSLAIVNGTLAGAIGLGLRLWIAGLAIWAIGHALSVWAARRDPQFVDVARRHLKYPVWMRP, encoded by the coding sequence ATGGAGGAGGTCCCGGGCTTCTTCGCGCCGGTGCATCGCGCGCTCGCCGAGCCGATCCTGCTCGGCGGAGCGCCGCGATCGCTTGCCATCGTCAATGGCACGCTCGCCGGCGCGATCGGCCTCGGGCTTCGCCTGTGGATCGCGGGCCTCGCGATCTGGGCGATCGGCCATGCGCTCTCGGTCTGGGCCGCGCGCCGCGATCCCCAGTTTGTCGACGTCGCCCGGCGCCACCTCAAATATCCTGTCTGGATGCGGCCATGA
- the trbJ gene encoding P-type conjugative transfer protein TrbJ, which translates to MKKNLVRFALASALVLPVAAGPMLTSPASAQLGGIVHDPRNYSQNILTAARTLEQINNQIKQLQNQATSLLNEARNLQSLPVSTLSELQAQVDQTRQLLKEAEGIAYDVTDIRKGFEQRYKGTAFSGPAADMVANAEARWKDSVGAFEDAMKVQAGIVSNMGGTRTSIATIVGASQSATGALQAAQAGNQLLAIQSQQITDLAAVMSAQGRAEMLAAARAAAAEAEGRERFRRFRKGN; encoded by the coding sequence ATGAAGAAGAATCTCGTCCGCTTCGCCCTCGCTTCGGCGCTCGTTCTGCCGGTCGCGGCCGGGCCGATGCTGACGTCCCCCGCCAGCGCGCAGCTTGGCGGCATCGTCCACGATCCGCGCAATTATTCGCAGAATATCCTGACCGCCGCGCGCACGCTCGAGCAGATCAACAACCAGATCAAGCAGCTGCAGAACCAGGCGACGTCCCTGCTCAACGAGGCGCGCAATCTCCAGAGCCTGCCGGTCTCGACGCTTAGCGAGCTGCAGGCGCAGGTCGACCAGACCCGTCAACTGCTCAAGGAAGCCGAGGGCATTGCCTATGACGTGACCGACATCCGCAAAGGCTTCGAGCAGCGCTACAAGGGCACTGCCTTCTCGGGGCCGGCCGCCGATATGGTCGCCAATGCCGAGGCGCGCTGGAAGGACAGCGTTGGCGCCTTCGAGGACGCGATGAAGGTGCAGGCCGGCATCGTCTCGAACATGGGCGGCACCCGCACGTCGATCGCGACGATCGTCGGCGCAAGCCAGTCGGCGACCGGCGCACTGCAGGCGGCGCAGGCGGGTAATCAGCTGCTCGCGATCCAGTCGCAACAGATCACCGACCTCGCCGCGGTGATGAGCGCGCAGGGCCGCGCCGAAATGCTTGCAGCGGCGCGCGCGGCTGCCGCCGAAGCCGAAGGGCGCGAACGCTTCCGCCGCTTCCGCAAGGGCAATTGA
- a CDS encoding helix-turn-helix transcriptional regulator, producing MDDSGSHPIDEEDRWSRLTEKQRACLDLLIEHKTSKEIARLLDISKHTVDQRLTTARDVLGAADRNETAVIYRRLKQTYDRMTYDAVGVPLAPALVRSEFPDGSPPNLMELHDSSEMRGRLSSNRSPFGDLLRPDHSSAARIGITLTVVGVIVLIGLGGLSIGQTLTELLTR from the coding sequence ATGGATGATTCGGGGTCGCACCCAATTGACGAGGAAGATCGCTGGAGCCGCCTGACCGAGAAGCAGCGCGCCTGCCTCGACCTGCTCATCGAACACAAGACCTCGAAAGAGATTGCCCGGTTGCTCGATATTTCGAAGCACACCGTCGACCAGCGGCTCACCACGGCGCGCGATGTCCTCGGCGCGGCTGATCGAAACGAGACTGCTGTGATCTATCGCCGGCTGAAGCAAACATACGACCGAATGACATACGACGCGGTGGGTGTTCCCTTGGCGCCGGCATTGGTGCGATCCGAATTCCCAGACGGAAGCCCGCCCAACCTGATGGAATTGCACGACAGTTCCGAAATGCGGGGCAGGCTATCGAGCAATCGCTCTCCGTTCGGGGATTTGTTGAGGCCCGACCATAGTTCGGCTGCACGTATCGGGATCACGTTGACGGTGGTCGGCGTCATCGTCCTGATAGGGCTTGGCGGACTGTCTATCGGGCAGACGCTTACCGAGCTGCTTACTCGCTGA
- the trbE gene encoding conjugal transfer protein TrbE gives MMNLAEYRSKSARLADFLPWVALVGEGVVLNKDGSLQRTARFRGPDLDSATPAELVAVTARLNNALRRLGSGWAVFVEAQRVPASDYPQSEFPDPASALVDMERREQFREEGAHFESRYYLTLLWMPPAEDASRAEGWLYEGMARSGVDSREHVASFTDRTNRLLHLVEGFMPEAEWLDDAGTLTYLHATVSTKRQRVRVPETPVYLDALLTDEPLAGGLEPRLGRQHLRTLTITGFPSSTWPGLLDDLNRLAFAYRWSTRAIMLDKTDATKLLTRIRRQWFAKRKSIAAILKEVMTNEQSVLMDSDASNKAADADVALQELGADHAGIAYVTATVTVWDADPALAAEKLRLVEKVIQGRDFTCTIEGMNAIEAWLGSLPGHVYANVRQPPISTLNLAHLIPLSAVWAGAERDEHFGDAPLLYGKTEGSTPFRLSLHVGDVGHCLVVGPTGAGKSVLLAAMAMQFRRYAGAQIFAFDFGGSIRAAALAMGGDWQDLGGALHDGEGGVALQPLARIDEAAERSWAAEWLAAMLVGEGVDIDPAAKEHIWSALTSLATAPVGERTLTGLAVLLQSIELKQALAPYLVGGPWGRLLDADEERLGEARVQVFETEGLVGAASAGAVLSYLFHRIAGRLDGAPTLIIIDEGWLVLDSPAFAAQLREWLKTLRKKNASVIFATQSLADIETSSIAPAIIESCPTRIFLPNERALEPQIARIYERFGLNDRQVEILSRATPKRDYYCQSRRGNRLFDLGLGEVALAFTAASSKTDQTRIGELFAAHGRAGFAAAWLSHRKLEWAAELLPTIAVPNQESPQ, from the coding sequence ATGATGAACCTTGCCGAATATCGCTCGAAATCTGCCCGCCTCGCCGATTTTCTCCCTTGGGTCGCGCTCGTGGGCGAGGGCGTGGTGCTGAACAAGGATGGCTCGCTGCAGCGCACGGCGCGCTTTCGCGGCCCCGACCTCGACAGCGCCACGCCCGCCGAACTGGTCGCCGTCACCGCGCGGCTCAACAATGCGCTGCGGCGCCTGGGGTCGGGGTGGGCGGTGTTCGTCGAAGCGCAGCGCGTGCCCGCGAGCGACTATCCGCAATCGGAGTTTCCCGATCCGGCCTCGGCGCTGGTCGATATGGAGCGCCGCGAGCAGTTCCGGGAGGAAGGGGCGCATTTCGAGAGCCGCTATTATCTGACCCTTCTGTGGATGCCGCCGGCGGAGGATGCCTCGCGCGCGGAAGGCTGGCTTTATGAGGGCATGGCGCGTTCGGGCGTCGATTCGCGCGAACATGTCGCGAGTTTCACCGACCGGACGAACCGCCTGCTCCATCTCGTCGAAGGCTTCATGCCTGAAGCCGAATGGCTGGATGATGCCGGAACGCTCACCTATCTGCACGCCACCGTCTCGACCAAGCGGCAGCGGGTGCGTGTTCCCGAAACCCCCGTCTATCTCGATGCCCTGCTGACCGACGAGCCGCTCGCCGGCGGGCTTGAGCCGCGGCTCGGCCGCCAGCATCTGCGAACGCTGACGATCACCGGCTTTCCCTCCTCGACGTGGCCGGGGCTGCTCGACGATCTCAACCGGCTCGCCTTCGCCTACCGCTGGTCGACGCGCGCGATCATGCTCGACAAGACCGACGCGACCAAGCTGCTGACCAGGATCCGGCGGCAATGGTTCGCCAAGCGCAAGTCGATCGCGGCGATCCTGAAGGAGGTGATGACCAACGAGCAGTCGGTGCTGATGGACAGTGACGCCTCGAACAAGGCGGCCGACGCCGACGTCGCGCTTCAGGAACTCGGCGCCGATCATGCGGGGATCGCCTATGTGACCGCGACGGTCACGGTCTGGGATGCCGACCCGGCGCTCGCGGCGGAGAAGCTCCGGCTCGTTGAGAAGGTGATCCAGGGTCGCGACTTCACCTGCACGATCGAGGGCATGAACGCGATCGAGGCGTGGCTCGGAAGCCTTCCCGGCCATGTCTATGCCAATGTCCGCCAGCCCCCCATTTCCACCCTCAATCTCGCCCACCTGATCCCCCTCTCGGCGGTGTGGGCGGGGGCGGAACGGGACGAGCATTTCGGTGACGCCCCCTTGCTGTACGGCAAGACCGAAGGCTCGACCCCGTTCCGTCTTTCGCTGCATGTCGGTGACGTTGGACATTGCCTCGTCGTCGGCCCGACCGGCGCCGGAAAGTCGGTGCTGCTCGCCGCCATGGCGATGCAATTCCGGCGCTACGCCGGCGCGCAAATCTTCGCTTTCGATTTCGGCGGCTCGATCCGGGCCGCGGCGCTCGCCATGGGCGGCGACTGGCAGGACCTCGGCGGCGCCTTGCACGACGGCGAAGGCGGGGTGGCGCTCCAGCCGCTCGCGCGGATCGACGAGGCGGCCGAACGCAGCTGGGCCGCCGAATGGCTCGCCGCGATGCTTGTGGGCGAAGGGGTCGATATCGATCCGGCCGCGAAAGAGCATATCTGGTCGGCGCTGACGTCGCTCGCGACGGCGCCGGTCGGTGAGCGCACGCTCACCGGGCTGGCTGTGCTGCTGCAGTCGATCGAACTCAAGCAGGCGCTTGCGCCTTATCTGGTTGGCGGCCCATGGGGCCGGCTGCTCGACGCCGACGAGGAAAGGCTCGGCGAGGCACGCGTGCAGGTCTTCGAAACCGAAGGGCTTGTCGGCGCGGCCTCGGCAGGCGCGGTCCTCTCCTATCTGTTTCACCGCATCGCGGGGCGGCTCGACGGCGCGCCGACGCTCATCATCATCGACGAGGGCTGGCTCGTCCTCGACAGTCCCGCTTTTGCGGCGCAGCTGCGCGAATGGCTGAAGACGCTGCGCAAGAAGAATGCGAGCGTGATCTTCGCAACCCAGAGCCTCGCGGACATCGAAACCTCCAGCATCGCGCCCGCGATTATCGAAAGCTGCCCGACGCGCATCTTCCTGCCCAACGAGCGTGCGCTCGAACCGCAGATCGCGCGCATCTACGAGCGCTTCGGCCTCAATGACCGGCAGGTCGAGATTTTGAGCCGGGCGACCCCGAAGCGCGACTATTATTGCCAGTCGCGACGCGGGAACCGCCTTTTCGACCTCGGGCTCGGCGAAGTCGCTCTCGCCTTCACCGCCGCCTCATCGAAGACCGATCAGACGCGCATCGGCGAGCTGTTCGCTGCGCACGGCCGCGCCGGCTTCGCCGCAGCCTGGCTCTCCCACCGCAAGCTCGAATGGGCGGCCGAGCTGCTCCCCACCATCGCCGTCCCCAATCAGGAGTCCCCCCAATGA
- the trbK-alt gene encoding putative entry exclusion protein TrbK-alt: MAAIVLGLALALALIAAQDPPAPRASAPPISGADAPPDFGDTLRRCRIVTEPDATCEAAWEAKRRHFFRSGRPEQ, translated from the coding sequence ATGGCGGCAATCGTCCTGGGCCTTGCGCTGGCCCTTGCCCTCATCGCCGCGCAGGATCCGCCCGCGCCCCGTGCGTCCGCTCCCCCGATCTCCGGAGCGGACGCACCCCCCGACTTCGGCGACACGCTCCGTCGCTGCCGCATCGTCACCGAACCCGACGCGACATGCGAGGCGGCCTGGGAGGCGAAGCGGCGCCATTTCTTTCGTTCCGGAAGGCCTGAGCAATGA
- a CDS encoding ribbon-helix-helix protein, CopG family, protein MKHGHVKQTFRLDAELVRLVAERAQQRRLTRTEIVEAALASLLTPDHDERLEAMVTRRLDRMGRQLDRIEWQGELVGETLALLVRHWLTNSAPLPDDALGAAQATGKRRWEAFVTALARRMECGPRLRGELSEDVKSE, encoded by the coding sequence GTGAAGCACGGCCATGTCAAACAGACCTTCCGGCTCGACGCCGAGCTCGTCCGCCTCGTTGCCGAGCGCGCCCAGCAACGGCGGCTGACGCGGACCGAGATCGTCGAGGCGGCGCTGGCGTCGCTTCTGACCCCCGACCATGACGAGCGCCTTGAGGCAATGGTGACGAGGCGGCTCGACCGGATGGGCCGCCAGCTCGATCGGATCGAATGGCAGGGCGAGCTGGTCGGCGAGACATTGGCATTGCTCGTTCGCCACTGGCTTACCAACAGCGCCCCATTGCCGGATGATGCTCTTGGGGCTGCTCAGGCGACGGGGAAGCGGCGGTGGGAGGCTTTTGTCACCGCGCTTGCGCGCCGGATGGAATGCGGGCCTAGACTCCGGGGCGAATTGTCGGAGGATGTCAAAAGCGAGTGA
- a CDS encoding RadC family protein, with translation MARLVSAVEPENCERIAATLLEEFQSIGRIWSAAPEALRRVLGDASPVISLIIGARDAALETMAGDLRGIAIDPFSLELRRYLIASMGSLADETLRVLFLDSSRRLIADERLQNGGLSQVAVHPRTIFRRALEHNAAGLILAHNHPSGDPTPSEDDILVTRRLDQISRSLDIEIVDHIIVTSAYAHHIISRDAMAGQVPTSMSYTLRSPEPPQGTGDTDLALANAEALVRRRFLRQQLVGAPELFGDPAWEMLVDLFIHECKGKDLSISSLCVAVSIPMSSALRLAQKLCDAGILRRIADPIDGRRSIIKLEPVISHRLLAYFSQGVE, from the coding sequence TTGGCGCGGCTCGTCAGTGCCGTCGAACCGGAAAATTGCGAGCGGATAGCCGCAACGCTTCTCGAGGAATTCCAGAGCATAGGCCGCATCTGGTCTGCGGCGCCTGAAGCGCTTCGCCGCGTACTTGGGGATGCCTCGCCGGTCATATCGTTGATCATCGGTGCGCGGGATGCCGCGCTCGAGACCATGGCCGGCGACCTGCGCGGAATCGCGATCGACCCGTTTAGCCTCGAACTTCGGCGCTATCTCATCGCGTCGATGGGTTCGCTTGCCGACGAAACGCTACGGGTGCTTTTCCTCGACAGTTCCCGGCGGCTGATAGCGGACGAGCGACTGCAGAATGGCGGCCTGAGCCAAGTGGCGGTCCACCCGAGGACGATATTCCGCCGCGCTCTCGAGCATAATGCGGCGGGACTTATCCTTGCCCACAACCATCCAAGCGGCGACCCCACGCCGAGCGAGGACGATATTCTAGTGACCCGGCGCCTCGACCAAATTTCCCGGTCGCTCGACATCGAGATCGTCGATCATATCATCGTGACCTCGGCCTATGCGCATCACATCATCAGCCGCGATGCCATGGCGGGACAGGTGCCCACCTCGATGTCCTACACACTCCGATCCCCGGAACCTCCGCAAGGCACCGGGGACACGGACCTCGCGCTCGCGAACGCTGAGGCGCTCGTTCGCCGCCGCTTCCTGCGGCAACAACTCGTCGGCGCACCGGAACTTTTCGGCGATCCCGCCTGGGAGATGCTCGTCGATCTCTTTATTCACGAGTGCAAGGGCAAGGATCTCTCGATCAGTTCACTTTGCGTAGCGGTCAGCATCCCAATGAGCAGCGCGCTACGCCTGGCGCAAAAGCTCTGCGACGCGGGAATCTTGCGACGCATCGCCGATCCTATCGACGGGCGGCGCAGCATCATCAAATTGGAGCCGGTCATTTCCCACCGGCTCCTCGCCTATTTTTCCCAAGGCGTGGAATAG
- the trbB gene encoding P-type conjugative transfer ATPase TrbB has translation MGAEPIRLAAQGRGARMLRTALGGAIAEWLADPRVIEVMLNPDGRLWVDRLGHGIADSGISLSAADGERIIRLVAHHVGAEVHAGAPRVSAELPESGERFEGLLPPVVAAPTFAIRKPAVAVFSLGDYVAAGIMAADAAEVLRRGVADRLNILVAGGTGTGKTTLTNALLAEVAKTTDRVVLIEDTRELQCAAPNLVAMRTKDGVASLSDLVRSSLRLRPDRIPIGEVRGAEALDLLKAWGTGHPGGIGTIHAGSAVGALRRMEQLIQEAVISVPRALLAETIDLIAVLVRDGTGRRLAQLARVEGLDPATGDYRVAQLITPEGETR, from the coding sequence ATGGGCGCAGAACCGATCCGGCTGGCAGCACAGGGCCGCGGCGCCCGGATGCTGCGCACCGCGCTCGGCGGCGCCATCGCCGAGTGGCTCGCGGACCCCCGCGTCATCGAGGTCATGCTCAATCCCGACGGTCGCCTTTGGGTCGACCGCCTCGGCCACGGCATCGCCGACAGCGGCATTTCGCTGTCCGCCGCCGACGGCGAACGGATCATCCGGCTCGTCGCCCATCATGTCGGCGCCGAGGTGCATGCCGGCGCGCCACGCGTCTCGGCCGAGCTTCCCGAAAGCGGCGAACGCTTCGAGGGCCTGCTGCCTCCCGTGGTTGCCGCCCCGACCTTTGCGATCCGCAAGCCCGCCGTCGCCGTCTTCTCTCTCGGCGATTATGTCGCGGCCGGGATCATGGCCGCGGATGCGGCCGAGGTCCTTCGCCGCGGGGTCGCCGACCGGCTGAACATCCTCGTCGCCGGCGGCACCGGGACGGGCAAGACCACGCTTACCAACGCCCTGCTGGCCGAGGTCGCCAAGACGACGGACCGCGTCGTCCTGATCGAAGATACCCGCGAGCTGCAATGCGCGGCGCCGAACCTCGTCGCGATGCGGACCAAGGATGGCGTCGCTTCGCTCTCGGACCTGGTGCGCTCGTCTCTGCGGCTGCGCCCCGACCGCATTCCGATCGGCGAAGTCCGCGGCGCCGAGGCGCTCGACCTGCTCAAGGCCTGGGGTACGGGCCATCCGGGCGGCATCGGTACGATCCATGCCGGCAGCGCGGTCGGCGCGCTCCGCCGCATGGAGCAGCTGATCCAGGAAGCGGTGATCTCGGTCCCGCGTGCGCTCCTCGCCGAGACCATCGATCTCATCGCCGTGCTGGTCCGCGACGGCACCGGCCGCCGGCTTGCCCAACTCGCGCGCGTCGAGGGGCTCGACCCCGCAACCGGCGACTATCGCGTTGCCCAGCTCATCACCCCCGAAGGAGAAACCCGATGA
- a CDS encoding TrbC/VirB2 family protein gives MIHACRHVAHRAMLCSTALFVALAVSAPARAGGSSMPWEAPLQSILESIEGPVAKIVAVIIIIVTGLSLAFGDTSGGFRRLVQIVFGLSIAFAASSFFLSFFSFGGGALV, from the coding sequence ATGATCCATGCCTGCCGGCATGTCGCGCACCGCGCCATGCTTTGTTCGACCGCGCTTTTCGTCGCGCTCGCCGTCTCCGCGCCCGCGCGCGCCGGCGGCTCGTCGATGCCATGGGAAGCGCCGCTGCAATCGATCCTCGAGAGTATCGAGGGGCCGGTAGCCAAGATCGTGGCGGTGATCATCATCATCGTCACCGGGCTCAGCCTCGCGTTCGGCGACACCTCGGGCGGCTTCCGGCGCCTCGTGCAGATCGTGTTCGGCCTGTCGATCGCCTTCGCGGCGTCGAGCTTTTTCCTGTCCTTCTTCTCCTTCGGCGGCGGGGCGCTGGTCTGA